Proteins from a single region of Runella sp. SP2:
- a CDS encoding GWxTD domain-containing protein has translation MRSVVFLLILLGSGLMAQAQFGNKNKKRQAAATDANKSMDEVTILGIKSKFLAKDSTSVTVFMRVDLTKPNNVPVRWREFTEKFTLNYVVYPDFSSRERLGYGNIPLNEQNVVQLSHTRFMIRFEVKRPANHASGVLLGEISEIGTTKKVLNDLAIKFRDTKLGERFALFERTGRVPLLQNYVNLNDTVQLQDINKSVKELYVMRYRHDFEPAQSPMNTNPRNAARTLGVDTTFKISTSSPLIFKEEGLYYMTEDTTDTYGVGIVVTNKRFPKMTRPAELVRPVMYMSQANEINEMLAPKDPKKSLDRYWLNLMNGNSDLAKRTISAFYSRVEEANRLFTTYKEGWKTDKGMIYIIMGSPDRVQRSKDREVWVYSQRANFSEINFTFNRRPNQFVEDHYELQRYVEYQPIWYPMVEAWRTGAVRD, from the coding sequence ATGAGAAGCGTTGTATTCCTGTTGATTCTTCTAGGAAGTGGCTTGATGGCGCAAGCTCAGTTTGGCAATAAAAATAAAAAACGGCAAGCAGCCGCTACCGATGCCAATAAAAGTATGGATGAAGTGACAATACTGGGAATCAAAAGCAAATTTTTAGCGAAAGATTCTACCAGTGTCACGGTATTTATGCGGGTGGACTTGACCAAACCCAACAACGTTCCTGTGCGTTGGCGAGAATTTACCGAAAAATTTACCCTCAACTACGTAGTGTATCCCGATTTTTCTTCAAGAGAACGGTTGGGGTATGGTAATATTCCGCTGAACGAACAAAATGTGGTGCAGTTGAGTCATACCCGTTTTATGATTCGATTTGAGGTAAAAAGACCTGCCAATCATGCCTCGGGCGTGTTGTTGGGTGAAATTTCTGAAATTGGAACCACCAAAAAGGTGCTGAATGACTTAGCCATTAAGTTTCGCGATACGAAGCTTGGCGAACGGTTTGCTCTGTTTGAACGAACAGGACGCGTGCCGTTGCTTCAAAACTACGTAAACCTAAACGACACGGTTCAGCTTCAAGACATCAATAAGTCGGTGAAAGAGCTGTATGTGATGCGTTATCGCCACGATTTTGAACCTGCCCAGTCGCCGATGAATACCAATCCACGGAATGCCGCCCGAACGTTGGGTGTGGATACAACTTTTAAAATTTCGACAAGCTCACCGCTTATATTTAAGGAGGAAGGGCTTTATTACATGACAGAAGACACTACAGATACGTACGGCGTGGGCATCGTGGTGACCAACAAGCGCTTTCCTAAAATGACCCGCCCTGCCGAGCTTGTTCGTCCTGTGATGTACATGAGTCAGGCCAACGAAATCAATGAAATGTTGGCGCCCAAAGACCCTAAAAAATCCCTCGACCGTTATTGGTTGAACCTAATGAATGGAAACAGCGACTTGGCAAAACGAACAATTAGCGCCTTTTATAGCCGCGTCGAAGAGGCTAACCGACTTTTTACGACTTATAAAGAAGGTTGGAAAACAGACAAAGGCATGATTTATATCATCATGGGTTCACCTGACCGCGTGCAACGAAGCAAAGACCGCGAGGTGTGGGTATATTCGCAGCGGGCTAATTTTTCCGAAATAAACTTCACGTTCAACCGTCGCCCCAATCAATTCGTAGAAGACCATTATGAGCTTCAACGTTACGTTGAGTATCAACCTATTTGGTATCCAATGGTTGAAGCGTGGCGAACAGGCGCGGTAAGAGATTAG
- the nuoK gene encoding NADH-quinone oxidoreductase subunit NuoK, with product MQAIVPLHYYLIVAAALFSIGVAVIITKRNAIAVLIGIELILNAVNLNLVAFSQYDPVRLSGQMLTLFVMVIAAAESAVALAILLKVYRYYQTADLDKISSMKK from the coding sequence ATGCAAGCCATCGTACCCCTCCATTACTATCTTATCGTTGCAGCCGCTTTGTTTAGTATCGGCGTAGCAGTCATTATTACCAAACGAAACGCCATTGCGGTTTTGATTGGTATAGAGCTTATTCTCAATGCGGTAAACTTGAATTTGGTCGCTTTTTCTCAATACGACCCCGTGCGTCTTTCTGGACAAATGCTTACGCTGTTTGTGATGGTGATTGCAGCGGCGGAGTCGGCGGTGGCATTGGCTATTTTGTTAAAGGTATATCGGTATTATCAAACCGCTGATTTGGACAAAATTAGTTCGATGAAAAAATAA